CTGATTTTTTCAGCATCTCACCAGAGGCAGCTTTGCAGTGGAGCGACTCCTTTGAAGAACTGCTAAAGCACTCAGGTCAGATTAATGCCTGAAATTTCTCAAAAAACTTGTGTTGAAAAGCTGTCCAAAACGGTTTCTTCTGCTGTCAAACAATATGCTCCATTTGAGTAGTAAACTGTTTTGGAGTGCTAGAGGCAATAAATAGTTAATgaagagagcagtgagagtTTCACTACAtcttttaatgtgtgttaaCACAGATGGTAATACAGAAACTGTGCAACTTCCTCATcacaaaagtttaaaaacaatgaaacactTTAAACCCCTGTATGTGCTCATTTGGGGATAGTTAATATAGTGAATGCTACATAATGAAGATAACATTAATATTTAGGTACACTGAAGCTATATAATATTTCTAGATAATTGAATTGTTTATACACTGAGCACATTTTAGTGGCTTTTGGATGAGGAAGTTATGGAAAGTCTATTCCCCATTTGTGCATGCTTTTATAATCAAACGTGAGCCTATTATCCACCAtgcacagaaaaatgaaaagattttgtttttaacagcTATCTAGTTTCTTTTACTGTCACTTTAGTATctaaatgtgtgtctgtctctgtgtctctacaTCAGATGGTGTGGAAACCTTCTCTCAGTTCCTCAAGACAGAGTTCAGTGAGGAAAACATCGAGTTCTGGTTGGCCTGTGAAGAATACAAGACCATTGATTCTGAGACGAAGCTGCTGTCCAAAgccaaatatatttatacagtttTTATTGAATCGGATGCCCCTAAAGAGGTACGGCACGGCGTGTTTATTTATCATAAAATGCAATGGAGCTGAAAAGGCTCAAACAGCCCCTGCAGTTCTGCATTTTCTTTGACTTATTTGTCACTGAGGGCTGTTGGTGGTCTGAAATATTTATGTCactgtaataaaaataacagtggGTGAATTCTGAAGCACTGTGTAGTCAGCCTGCAGCAGGTTGACCTTTGAGAACAGTTGTTAGGAGCAGCAGCTTTTTGAGGTCATGCATCTAGTGCATGCAAGGCTGCAAAGCAGGTCGGGTTATTTCTGTAAGAGACAGTTGCGGCCTCAAAGGTTTCCATTCCCTTTGCAAGGATGATACGACCACCATCCGATAAGCTTTCAGGGCCTGCAGCAGATCTGACCGTTGAGAGCTGCCGTCTGGTTTGAGGTTGTGACATTCCTCTGCAGAACCGGAGAGAGCATCACCCACACACTTTCAGTCTAAATGAATGTATAAATATCACAGATAGTTGTTTGAAGCATGCTGCAGCAACATTTAAGCATACACCAACTCGAGTGATTTGCAGGGTGATCCAAATGTAAATGAACGTGACCTTCACTACCGATGGTGGAAGATAATGTGATTTCATAGACATGAATATACTGAGAGCTATGTTACTAgtgattgtttttgttgctgcGTACAAGAAGCTGTAAATCTCTCAAAGGAATACTCTTTAAAGACAATTCACAGTCTATAATTCCCATAATTATGATGGTCTTAATGagtatttttaaacaaacaactaaTTCACAAAACTAGGAACCAGGAAATGAACATCCTTATCTATCATGATAACCATAATATGTTTTTCGAATCTAATGTGCGTCAGTGATTGTTTAGTTTAGCTTTAAACTCAAATTAGCTTGAGGTCATGTGatggcaacaaaaacaaagaattgcTCCTTAGTACTCTGACAATGTCCACAAAGTCACATTCTTATTCATTACAAAAAGAGCTGTATCTGAAAAGAGCATAAATCAAATCCAAAGAATGCCAAGTTGATGCTTGTGCCCCTAAATAAAAGCATCCGTCTAAGGGGAGAGCCCAGAAATTGACTTGTTTGATGTAAtgcatgttgtcttttttaaaacttaaagatgttgattttctctgctgttttaaaaGGCTCTACCTCACACTGTTGTCAGTGTGGATCTTGGGGTTTCCCCTTTCTTCTTGTCACCATCTGAGAAATTCTCAGTTGGCAACAAATCTTCTTGGATGTTTATCTGTCTCATTTTCTGACAGATAGTGTCCATTATTAATTCTAAAAGGAAATTGCAGAACAAGGTCTGTTATTGAGTTGTTTTGAGCCTTATCCAAATTCACCATGGAGGACACAAAATCCCTAACTGACGTGTTCAAATCCAGATATAAGTGTGCGTGACCATGTCATGGTGtgaatttaatgtatttaacgGATCTGCCCTTTTCATCATTGTCCTAATTTCCTTCTCATCCGCTTACCTCTCACTCAGGTCAACATCGACTACAACACCAAGATGGCCATCCAGAAGAACATAGCCCAGCCCACAAAGAGCTGTTTTGAAGCCGCCCAGATGAAAGTCTACAGCCTGATGAAAAAGGACTCCTACCCCAGGTTCCTGCACTCTGACATTTATCTGCGTCTCTCCAGGAGGAAAGGCCCGGGAGCCACCATGTTTCGCAGAAGGTCACGCTCCTGTGTATTCAACGAGAGAGGCGAGGCCACAACTGAATCCCCGGCCTGGTAGTTATATGCCGCAGTATCATTTCAGACATATTAGCTCAGTCATTATGTAGAATGACAGGATTATTATGAAGAAGATAATCCATGATGAGAAGCACAATTGTTAAAAAGTAATGTGTGGTGCAGAGGCTAATTATCCACAGGTCTGCAgaattagttattttttataACCACAGGGTTCAAAGTGGATTATCCCACTTACATTGTACCACGGCAACATGCCACAGATTAAAATTGAAaaggctatttttttttttttttttttttttaattttgagatttcttgccaagagttagaggaaaagattgataccattctca
This sequence is a window from Thunnus albacares chromosome 12, fThuAlb1.1, whole genome shotgun sequence. Protein-coding genes within it:
- the rgs18 gene encoding regulator of G-protein signaling 18; translation: METLLFLFPQFNYMAPKEEAYFKMLGPEDLQAPKMKDDNSRQKDKERKSRLSLFLTKSGSHENVSPHKKTNTTPSNISPEAALQWSDSFEELLKHSDGVETFSQFLKTEFSEENIEFWLACEEYKTIDSETKLLSKAKYIYTVFIESDAPKEVNIDYNTKMAIQKNIAQPTKSCFEAAQMKVYSLMKKDSYPRFLHSDIYLRLSRRKGPGATMFRRRSRSCVFNERGEATTESPAW